From one Anopheles cruzii chromosome 3, idAnoCruzAS_RS32_06, whole genome shotgun sequence genomic stretch:
- the LOC128272791 gene encoding alpha/beta hydrolase domain-containing protein 17B: MNGLSFGELCCLFCCPPFPGRIAAKLAFLPPEPTYNLTAVDESKAKYLLSFNERAEWPYSEREKENVEGFFTRTSRGNKLSCIYVKCTPTAKYTLLFSHGNAVDLGQMSSFYLGLGLRMNCNIFSYDYSGYGMSGGKPSEKNLYADIDAAWHSLRTRFGVSPENIILYGQSIGTVPTVDLAARYEVGAVILHSPLMSGMRVAFPNTKRTWFFDVFPSIDKVSKISSPVLVIHGTEDEVIDFSHGLSIYEKCPKAVEPLWVEGAGHNDVELYNQYLDRLKKFIGIELGN; the protein is encoded by the exons ATGAATGGACTAAG CTTTGGCGAATTGTGCTGCCTCTTCTGTTGTCCTCCTTTTCCGGGACGAATAGCTGCCAAACTTGCCTTCCTTCCGCCGGAACCCACCTACAATCTTACAGCTGTTGATGAATCCAAGGCAAAGTACTTGCTCAGCTTCAACGAACGCGCCGAATGGCCGTATTCGGAaagggaaaaggaaaacgtaGAAGGATTCTTCACACGAACGTCACGCGGTAACAAGCTATCTTGCATTTATGTAAAATGTACTCCAACGGCCAAGTACACGCTGCTCTTTTCCCACGGCAACGCCGTGGATCTCGGACAGATGAGCAGCTTCTATTTGGGGCTTGGTCTGCGAATGAATTGCAATATCTTTAGCTACGACTATTCGGGGTATGGAATGAGCGGCGGCAAGCCATCGGAGAAAAATTTGTACGCGGACATCGACGCAGCATGGCACTCGTTGCGAACGCGTTTCGGTGTAAGCCCAGAAAACATCATACTTTACGGACAAAGTATTGGAACCGTACCAACGGTGGATTTGGCGGCCCGCTACGAAGTTGGAGCTGTGATTTTGCACTCTCCCCTAATGTCGGGAATGCGGGTGGCCTtcccgaacacgaaacgaacatggtttttcgatgttttcccAAG CATTGACAAAGTGTCGAAGATATCTTCTCCGGTGCTAGTGATTCACGGGACTGAGGATGAAGTTATAGATTTCTCCCACGGTTTGAGCATTTACGAGAAGTGTCCGAAGGCCGTGGAACCACTATGGGTTGAG GGTGCTGGACACAACGATGTGGAGCTGTATAACCAATATCTGGATCGGCTGAAAAAGTTTATCGGAATCGAATTGGGTAACTGA
- the LOC128275755 gene encoding uncharacterized protein LOC128275755 isoform X1 has product MGLLRRNSLNISFGKWLSPGGTGSTPTAATTGTGRGNFGSSVAIQKLRESKWFDAGEERIFCAVIENGFIVEVRHSETGETWFGVVTIELKKSSPKPTAECVKIYSVRMKSAEKKPMKVCCVSLRNLWQQGYQLRINNIADRTKKPHHENDILAQIKYASKCQMVFHNSQHFCEFCRYGDRPQDNRKRQISDCAKWGGVNMGATLIFMEMQKKSKSSSE; this is encoded by the exons ATGGGTCTCCTGCGACGGAACAGTTTGAACATTTCATTCGGCAAATGGCTCTCGCCCGGTGGCACCGGTTCTACACCCACAGCGGCtacaaccggcaccggtcggggCAATTTTGGCAGCTCTGTCGCCATCCAGAAGCTGCGAGAGAGCAAGTGGTTCGACGCTGGCGAGGAGCGCATATTTTGCGCCGTGATTGAGAACGGATTCATTGTCGAGGTGCGCCACTCCGAAACCGGCGAAACCTGGTTTGGTGTGGTGACAATCGAGCTGAAGAAAT CATCGCCTAAGCCTACCGCAGAATGTGTCAAAATCTATTCCGTCCGGATGAAGAGTGCGGAGAAAAAGCCAATGAAGGTTTGCTGCGTTTCGCTGAGGAATCTTTGGCAGCAAGGCTACCAGCTACGGATCAACAACATTGCGGACCGCACAAAGAAACCACATCACGAAAACGACATTCTGGCGCAA ATCAAATATGCCTCCAAATGCCAGATGGTGTTCCACAACAGCCAACACTTCTGTGAATTCTGTCGGTACGGAGACAGGCCACAGGATAACCGGAAGCGACAA ATATCGGACTGCGCCAAGTGGGGCGGCGTCAACATGGGAGCCACTCTGATTTTTATGGAAATGCAGAAAAAATCCAAATCGTCGTCAGAATGA
- the LOC128275755 gene encoding uncharacterized protein LOC128275755 isoform X2: MGLLRRNSLNISFGKWLSPGGTGSTPTAATTGTGRGNFGSSVAIQKLRESKWFDAGEERIFCAVIENGFIVEVRHSETGETWFGVVTIELKKSSPKPTAECVKIYSVRMKSAEKKPMKVCCVSLRNLWQQGYQLRINNIADRTKKPHHENDILAQIKYASKCQMVFHNSQHFCEFCRYGDRPQDNRKRQVSALLKRFEDALQGAHNSYF, encoded by the exons ATGGGTCTCCTGCGACGGAACAGTTTGAACATTTCATTCGGCAAATGGCTCTCGCCCGGTGGCACCGGTTCTACACCCACAGCGGCtacaaccggcaccggtcggggCAATTTTGGCAGCTCTGTCGCCATCCAGAAGCTGCGAGAGAGCAAGTGGTTCGACGCTGGCGAGGAGCGCATATTTTGCGCCGTGATTGAGAACGGATTCATTGTCGAGGTGCGCCACTCCGAAACCGGCGAAACCTGGTTTGGTGTGGTGACAATCGAGCTGAAGAAAT CATCGCCTAAGCCTACCGCAGAATGTGTCAAAATCTATTCCGTCCGGATGAAGAGTGCGGAGAAAAAGCCAATGAAGGTTTGCTGCGTTTCGCTGAGGAATCTTTGGCAGCAAGGCTACCAGCTACGGATCAACAACATTGCGGACCGCACAAAGAAACCACATCACGAAAACGACATTCTGGCGCAA ATCAAATATGCCTCCAAATGCCAGATGGTGTTCCACAACAGCCAACACTTCTGTGAATTCTGTCGGTACGGAGACAGGCCACAGGATAACCGGAAGCGACAAGTAAGTGCGTTACTAAAACGTTTCGAGGATGCATTGCAAGGAGCGCACAACAGTTACTTCTGA
- the LOC128273455 gene encoding fork head domain-containing protein FD4-like produces the protein MPRPSRDTYGDQKPPYSYISLTAMAIWSSPDKMLPLSDIYKFITDRFPYYRKNTQRWQNSLRHNLSFNDCFIKVPRRPDRPGKGAYWALHPQAFDMFENGSLLRRRKRFKLHKTDKDILNEELAALANINRIFLAQNSADAYCPGTAAVAAAATMLPGESHPASMLHSPKPHSPLPAPGPNSPTTETTATATRKPLRPKRSFTIESLITPEQDDEEEIEVRIEREGSRSPPRPKGSSDRSLLPDPDRLPASLLSLATGHPASHHLHPVHHHHHPAFHQHAAALPPATSLPGANIPPFLQYAAHPALAGYELPFHPLLMMAPLGAIPPHYFHHTSYHSLAAAHHHHQHHLQQQQQQQQLHHHHHPLHHHGESGGGAESGSGGRSPTGSTTGPDSPRSGGPTDLSRPLGPALRSV, from the coding sequence ATGCCACGACCCTCGCGGGACACTTACGGCGACCAGAAACCTCCGTACTCGTACATTTCGctcacggcgatggcgatctgGTCGTCGCCGGACAAGATGCTGCCACTGAGCGACATCTACAAGTTCATCACCGATCGGTTCCCGTACTACCGCAAAAACACGCAACGCTGGCAGAACTCGCTCCGGCACAATCTGAGCTTCAACGATTGTTTCATCAAAGTTCCGAGGCGACCGGATCGGCCCGGGAAGGGGGCTTACTGGGCGCTGCACCCGCAGGCGTTCGACATGTTCGAAAACGGCAGCCTGCTGCGGCGCCGGAAGCGCTTCAAGTTGCACAAAACCGACAAGGACATCCTGAACGAGGAGCTGGCCGCATTGGCCAACATTAATCGCATCTTTCTCGCCCAAAACTCGGCGGACGCGTACTGTCCGGGaaccgcggcggtggccgccgccgccaccatgcTACCCGGGGAGTCCCACCCCGCGAGTATGTTGCATTCCCCGAAGCCACACTCGCCACTTCCGGCACCCGGCCCGAACTCGCCCACGACGGAAACGACGGCGACCGCCACCAGGAAGCCTTTGCGTCCGAAGCGCTCGTTTACCATCGAGAGCCTCATCACACCGGAGcaggacgacgaagaggagATCGAAGTGCGCATCGAACGGGAGGGCAGCCGATCGCCGCCCAGACCGAAGggatcgagcgatcgatccttgctcccggacccggatcggTTGCCAGcgtcgctgctgtcgctgGCTACCGGCCATCCTGCGTCGCACCACCTGCATcctgtccaccaccaccaccacccggcctTCCACCAGCACGCGGCGGCCCTACCACCGGCCACCTCCCTGCCGGGTGCCAACATTCCACCGTTCCTGCAGTACGCTGCCCACCCGGCGCTGGCCGGGTACGAGCTGCCCTTCCACCCGCTCCTCATGATGGCCCCCCTGGGGGCGATTCCTCCGCACTACTTTCACCACACCTCCTACCACAGTCTGGCGGCCgcacatcatcaccatcagcatcacctccagcagcagcagcagcagcagcaacttcaccatcaccatcacccgTTGCACCACCACGGAGAGTCGGGCGGTGGCGCGGAGTCCGGTTCTGGCGGCCGGTCACCCACCGGATCGACCACCGGGCCCGACAGCCCCCGATCCGGAGGACCCACCGATCTCAGTCGGCCCCTGGGACCGGCTCTACGCAGCGTTTGA